CACCCCGAGCATATGGAAGTGGAATGTAAGTATAAGGCTCGTTTAAACAAAGCGAAAGTGCTGGAAATGATGCAGCAATATGTACAAATCGTTCAAGCCATGGCGGAACAATTCGAACCGAGCATCGGTCGATAAAGGAACGATGAACCGGACAAAGACCGTTCTTCATCGACCGTTCGATTCCAATGAATTGGATGGAAGATGAAGAACTTGTCTTGGCCCGCGAAATGAAGTGACGGAAGGCGGGAGATCGACAGGTGAATTTCTCATTGTTCAGGCAGCGCGGCTTTGCCTTATTAATTATATCGGAAGCGACTTCTTTGTTCGGCTCTTACTTCTTGAATGCGGCGCTCGCTCTTTACGTCCTTGGCTTAACGGGTTCGGCGGAGAAGTTCGCGTCCGTTCTCGCATTGGGAATGGTTCCCTATCTTATCGTGGGTCCGATTGCCGGTGTATTGGCGGATCGATTTAACAAGAAAATATGGATGATCGTGATGGATGTCTTGCGAGGCATGCTCTGTTTGGTTTTGTTTGGGTACAGCTTGTTCGGGACGATTACGATGCCCTTCATCTATTTCGCGGTCCTATTTATATCCACTTGCGAGATCTGTTATGGGCCAGTATTTATTTCACTGCTGCCAAGTGTCGTGAAAAAAGATGAGCTGGTCAGTGCCAATTCGTTCGAAAAAACGATCAACGAAACCATGAAAATTTTGGCGCCTTTTCTTGGGACGCTGGTTTTCAGCTTGGCCGGCATCGGACCGGTTTTATTCGTAAACGGGATCACTTTTTTGATCTCGGCTCTGGCGATCTCCTTGATGGCCATACCGAGAGTGGACAGCGCGGCAGCTAAACCGATCCGTCTGTTTCAAGATATGTGGGATGGGTTTAAAGTATTTTTTATTGATAAACGAATCACCTCGATCGTATCGAATGCCTTTCTAACGCACTTTTTTATGTATCCGTTCATCCTGCTCGGTTTTCCGTATATCATCGTAACGTTACTCGGCGGGAGACAAACCGATTACGGTATCGTAGAAAGTATTTCTACAATCGGATCGATTCTGGCCATCTTCACGGTGCCGCCGATGAAGAAATTCGGAGTCGCCAATAATATCGGAATCGGGATATTAGGCATGTGCGTCCCGATTATCCCTTTGTTATTTTTAGCCAATCCGAATTTTTTGGAACTTTTGAAGCTGAATGACAATTATCCGGTTCTTTTTTTCGGACTGATTAGTTTCCTGCTTTTCCTGGCCTTTAGCTTCTATCTCGTTTTTTTCGCTTCCTTCTATCAAACGGTGGTTCCAAGAGAGCTGTTCGGAAGGTATGGGGCGGGGATGATGGTATTGAACGGCGCAGGAAGACTGGTCGGATTTCTGATATTCGGTTATTTATTCAGCCTTAATTCCTTACTGTATGCGGTTTTATTCTTCGGGATCGGCATGAGCTTAAAGATTGTCGTCCATATTCCGTTCATGACGATGACGAGAAAAATCGAACAACAGCAGAGGTCGATGTGAGCGAGATCAAAACAGAGTCCATACTGAACATTTACTGGGTGCGGCTTCCGGAGGAGATCGACTTATCGGCATGGGAGTCCCGGTTAGGCTTATTGAATAAAGAAGAAAGAACGGTCTATGACCGCTATCTCACGGATCAGAAGAAGCTTGAATTTCTGGTTGGAAGATTATTGTTGAAATCGTTAATCGGGCGGCGGCTGGCGATTGAACCCGAGCGGGTAGCCTTTGTCAAAAACCCGTATGGAAAATTATATTTACACCCGAAATTCAACAATGAAACGGGCAATGAACCGATTTATTTCAACTTGTCCCATTCCAAACGAATCGTTGCCTGCGTCATTTCATCGCTTGAGGAGGCGGGCATCGATGTGGAAAGCATGAGCCCGTCGCCCCCTTTGGATGTTATGCCTGTCGTCTTCGTGCATAGCGAACGAAATCTTATTGAAGCCGAATCGTCCTTGGCGAAGAAGAGGGAGGCGTTTTATACCGTCTGGACGAGGAAAGAAGCGGTGATGAAAGCGGTGGGGAAGGGCTTTTCGCATCCGCCGTTGTCGTTCTCCGTACCGGTCTACGACGAACGGGCGGCCGACGAATATTATTTGTACTATACCTTCCGGCCGGTAAACGATGAAATTATTTCGATTGCCGCAAGCAGGAAAGCCGGGATTGAGATAAAAATTGAATGCCGGGAAGTTCACGACTTAGAAGCGTTTTAAAGAAGGGGGCGGAACCGTACATTCCTTATAATGATCGCTTGCAATGTAATGAAATTTCGTATAAATAGTCACCATACCGTATAAAAAACCATCGCCATCATAGGCGATGGTTTTTTACCGCATACAAAACGCGAAAAACGCGCGCGAAGCGAAACTTAGATCAACAAGCCGGAAATTCCGTCCGCTAAGGAATTGCCACCAGTTCATCTCCCGGTATGCAATGTAATAGAATCAGGCAGCCGGGAATAAATTACATATTGGACAAAATAGAGGAATCGGCTCTTTTCATATGAAACGCGGGAAGCGGGGGAGATAAGATTGTGGAGTCGGTTAAAGCCGAGAAAGATGTATTCCAGCCTTTTTATTTATTCCTGCTTAGCTGTATGCATGCTTACATTTGTGTTCACAATTTACTTAAGCCAGCTGTTCGTGCGAAGCGCAACGGAGGAAATTCAAACATCCGATCGTGAAAAGATCCAGCAAGTCGTGCAAACGTCGGAATTTACACTGCAGAAATTACGCCAGTTTGCGCTTCGAGTATATTCGGAAGAAAACATCGCGCTTTGGCTGAACATGGGCAGCGGCGATTACTCCCCGTTGTCGTTGTATAAAGCGGCCGCAAGCGTACGGGAATTCGTGAGCAGCGAACCTTTTGTCCAAAGCATCTGCTTGTTCAACTTCAATCTCAACCAAATTTACTCCTCCTCGGAAACCAGCCTCTATTCGCCGCAGGATTTCTACGACCCATCCATGTTGAAGAATATCGAAAGCAAAGGAACGACGCCATACCTGCAATTTTTCGATCATAGCGTGAATGGTAATTCGTATCTTGCGCTCGTCGTACCGGCATCCGGGCCGAACCGGAATTTTAACGGATACGTGTCGATTCTGTTCAGCAAGCCGCTGCTAAACGAGCATATGCTGCAAATCTCCGAGCAGGATCAAAATATAATGATCGTCGAAGGCCCAAACAAAACGTACTTGCTCGGCAATGCCGAAACGGATCTTGTGTCGAAGGTGGCGAATGCAAAGAAGCCTGCATCGGATTCGTCGCAATGGGAATTGGCCTCCGGGGAAGGGACCTGGTCGGTCCAGACGGCATCGCTGCCGATCGAAGGGTGGCAGATTTACCATTTATCCCCCTACTCCGAATGCCGAGCCAAAATCGTTCGGATCCGGATGGACATCATCGCTTCTTCCGTCGTCCTTGTCCTTGCGATTCTGTTGTTTCTATTTTGGCAGTCATATCGCCGTTTGAAGCCGATAAGCGACTTGACGGCGCGGCTGCAATCCAAGCTGGGGCCTAAGGAATCGATCGCGAATCCGGCGTATGCAGGCAACGAGATCGACTGGCTCGATTCCGGCTTCGAAAGGCTGGTTGAAAGGCTCGAGCAGCTGGACTTGTCCTTGAAGAGCAGCAAGGCCCTCATCAAGGAGGACTTAATCAAGCAATGGATCCTTGGGTCGAAATCTTCCGGCCCTGCCGAGCAGTATATCCGAGAACAGACCGCGATTCTTCGGACGGGGACGTTCCGCATCGCGGTGATTCGTCTGGAATCGTACGGGCGTTTCACGGAATATTACGATTTTACATCGCGCAAGCTCCTGCGTTATGCACTTGGTAACATGATGGCGGAGGTACTGGAAAACCATGGATTTTCCGCGGAAACGATCGATTTCGGTTCCGATCATATTGTAGCTCTAATCGCCTCATCCGCTTCGATTGAGACGGAAGCCCGCATCCTGAATGCCATGGAAGACGTGCGCGTTCAAATCAGGCGCTGGCTGAAGCTGGAGCTGCAGGCGGCGGTCAGTTCCGAGCTTGATGACGGGGCCGATCTTCAACCGGTCTATGAGGAAATTTACGAACTCACCCTGCTGGCCTTCCTATGCGAGGAGGACCGGGTATTCACCAGAGCCGATTCTGATCGGTATCGGCCCGGTGAAGGAAGCGATCCGGACGAACGGCTGCTGGAGCAAGTCATTCAAGCCGTTCGACTGCGGGACGCAAACGCGCTGGCGGCCGATCTGGACCGTCTTACCCGGCATATGCAGGGGCTTAGCTATGAAGAATGCAAGCTGCAGCTTACCCATATCATTTATTCGATGATGAAAAGCTTCAAAAACGGCAAGACGTTTCAAGGGATGAAGAGCATTCATGTTTTCCTTGATCGGTTTTCCACCATTGGAGAAGTGAAGACTTGGCTGCTGCAAGAGCTTCTGCTGATAATGGATCAGCAGCGTCAGCGAAGCGGCTCAAACCGTAAGGAGGAATGCGTCGCTGAAATGATGGATTACGTGCGCAATCATCTGCACGATCCGAGGCTCTCCGTGGACGATGTCGCAGAGCACGTGAACATATCCGTTAACTATGCCCGGCAATTATTCAAGGCGCATTATCAGCTGTCGCTATCCGATTATATAACGGACCAGCGGATTAAATACGCGATTCATCTGCTGACAACGACCGATTGGACGGTAGCGGAAA
This genomic window from Paenibacillus humicola contains:
- a CDS encoding MFS transporter, whose protein sequence is MNFSLFRQRGFALLIISEATSLFGSYFLNAALALYVLGLTGSAEKFASVLALGMVPYLIVGPIAGVLADRFNKKIWMIVMDVLRGMLCLVLFGYSLFGTITMPFIYFAVLFISTCEICYGPVFISLLPSVVKKDELVSANSFEKTINETMKILAPFLGTLVFSLAGIGPVLFVNGITFLISALAISLMAIPRVDSAAAKPIRLFQDMWDGFKVFFIDKRITSIVSNAFLTHFFMYPFILLGFPYIIVTLLGGRQTDYGIVESISTIGSILAIFTVPPMKKFGVANNIGIGILGMCVPIIPLLFLANPNFLELLKLNDNYPVLFFGLISFLLFLAFSFYLVFFASFYQTVVPRELFGRYGAGMMVLNGAGRLVGFLIFGYLFSLNSLLYAVLFFGIGMSLKIVVHIPFMTMTRKIEQQQRSM
- a CDS encoding 4'-phosphopantetheinyl transferase family protein; the protein is MSEIKTESILNIYWVRLPEEIDLSAWESRLGLLNKEERTVYDRYLTDQKKLEFLVGRLLLKSLIGRRLAIEPERVAFVKNPYGKLYLHPKFNNETGNEPIYFNLSHSKRIVACVISSLEEAGIDVESMSPSPPLDVMPVVFVHSERNLIEAESSLAKKREAFYTVWTRKEAVMKAVGKGFSHPPLSFSVPVYDERAADEYYLYYTFRPVNDEIISIAASRKAGIEIKIECREVHDLEAF
- a CDS encoding helix-turn-helix domain-containing protein, which translates into the protein MYSSLFIYSCLAVCMLTFVFTIYLSQLFVRSATEEIQTSDREKIQQVVQTSEFTLQKLRQFALRVYSEENIALWLNMGSGDYSPLSLYKAAASVREFVSSEPFVQSICLFNFNLNQIYSSSETSLYSPQDFYDPSMLKNIESKGTTPYLQFFDHSVNGNSYLALVVPASGPNRNFNGYVSILFSKPLLNEHMLQISEQDQNIMIVEGPNKTYLLGNAETDLVSKVANAKKPASDSSQWELASGEGTWSVQTASLPIEGWQIYHLSPYSECRAKIVRIRMDIIASSVVLVLAILLFLFWQSYRRLKPISDLTARLQSKLGPKESIANPAYAGNEIDWLDSGFERLVERLEQLDLSLKSSKALIKEDLIKQWILGSKSSGPAEQYIREQTAILRTGTFRIAVIRLESYGRFTEYYDFTSRKLLRYALGNMMAEVLENHGFSAETIDFGSDHIVALIASSASIETEARILNAMEDVRVQIRRWLKLELQAAVSSELDDGADLQPVYEEIYELTLLAFLCEEDRVFTRADSDRYRPGEGSDPDERLLEQVIQAVRLRDANALAADLDRLTRHMQGLSYEECKLQLTHIIYSMMKSFKNGKTFQGMKSIHVFLDRFSTIGEVKTWLLQELLLIMDQQRQRSGSNRKEECVAEMMDYVRNHLHDPRLSVDDVAEHVNISVNYARQLFKAHYQLSLSDYITDQRIKYAIHLLTTTDWTVAEITEQSGFQTKSTFFSLFKRATGMTPGQYRLETAKK